One region of Desulfovibrio intestinalis genomic DNA includes:
- a CDS encoding glycosyltransferase: MSLTSGAATEAGKENGRQSVPPVIAYVLLWFPLSSETFIFREVVQLRQRGLPVYAYSMYGENLKGCSEEMHAFDGPVRRMGIKAVGRILAAFGRALWQKPQAVWRLMREGLFRRMRNIEAIAENTWCFLAGFLLAEQCRLDGVQLIHAGWANGPATAAWVASRMTGIPFAFTGRAGDIYPEDGLLREKSRDALFVRTNNRTNVQWLCKFCPPDATDKVHAIYNSLTFRPHGQCAMPMQAPYRLLAVGRFARTKGFPELLTAMARLRRENVPVTLTLVGDGSWHHKLVKMRDDLGLTQVVDMPGFIPHDRICGFMLDHDMLIMPSVVHTNGDRDGIPNVIMEALSHRMPVIATDVCGIAEVVIDGETGLLVPQRDPRALADAVRRMVSDRDAALKMAEAGRAHVEKLFDPARNIAAVYDLYVDQCARAARLQQGQSSHLDQVFTEKEEA; the protein is encoded by the coding sequence ATGTCTTTAACCAGTGGCGCTGCCACGGAAGCGGGAAAGGAAAACGGTCGGCAGAGTGTTCCGCCGGTCATCGCCTACGTGCTTCTTTGGTTTCCATTGTCTTCTGAGACATTTATTTTTCGAGAGGTCGTGCAACTCAGACAGCGCGGTCTGCCTGTGTACGCGTACAGCATGTATGGCGAAAATCTCAAAGGGTGCAGCGAAGAAATGCACGCCTTTGACGGCCCTGTTCGCCGCATGGGCATCAAGGCCGTCGGCCGCATTCTGGCTGCCTTCGGGCGTGCCTTGTGGCAAAAGCCGCAGGCTGTGTGGCGGCTCATGCGTGAAGGGCTTTTTCGCCGCATGCGCAATATTGAAGCCATTGCTGAAAATACCTGGTGCTTTTTAGCGGGCTTTCTGCTGGCCGAGCAGTGCCGGCTGGATGGAGTGCAGCTTATCCATGCTGGTTGGGCCAATGGTCCGGCAACGGCAGCCTGGGTAGCCTCGCGCATGACGGGCATTCCCTTTGCCTTCACTGGCCGTGCCGGAGATATTTATCCTGAAGACGGCCTGTTGCGCGAAAAGTCGCGTGATGCGCTTTTCGTCCGCACCAACAACCGCACCAATGTGCAGTGGCTCTGCAAGTTCTGCCCTCCTGACGCCACGGACAAAGTACACGCCATCTATAATAGCCTTACCTTCCGCCCGCACGGCCAGTGCGCCATGCCCATGCAGGCTCCTTACAGGCTGCTTGCGGTGGGACGCTTTGCGCGTACCAAGGGCTTTCCCGAACTGCTTACGGCAATGGCGCGGCTGCGGCGTGAAAACGTGCCTGTAACCCTGACACTGGTGGGCGACGGCAGCTGGCATCACAAACTCGTCAAAATGCGGGACGACCTGGGGCTTACACAGGTTGTCGATATGCCCGGGTTTATCCCTCACGACAGGATATGCGGTTTCATGCTGGACCACGACATGCTCATCATGCCCAGCGTGGTGCACACCAACGGCGACCGGGATGGCATCCCCAACGTGATTATGGAAGCGCTTTCGCACCGGATGCCAGTCATTGCCACCGATGTGTGCGGCATAGCCGAAGTGGTTATTGACGGTGAAACCGGACTGCTTGTGCCGCAGCGTGATCCGCGCGCTCTGGCAGACGCCGTGCGCCGTATGGTGTCTGACCGTGACGCAGCCCTGAAAATGGCCGAAGCGGGACGCGCCCACGTTGAAAAGCTTTTTGACCCCGCACGAAACATCGCGGCGGTTTATGATCTGTATGTAGACCAATGCGCCCGGGCTGCCAGGCTGCAGCAAGGGCAATCATCCCATTTGGATCAGGTGTTCACGGAAAAAGAGGAAGCATGA
- a CDS encoding HlyD family secretion protein, which translates to MARYTRMASSARKGALGIALAFLASLILATAAFAADGGKTGVTILTGKVVTTVTRAIPMPFSGVVDSVLVKPGEAVEEGAPLMRYHLYEDAERTLQREVMQGPSTENLKGQVLDLERKLAETIAQRNKARQLAASGLGSRQASGRLEEDVSSLQRRIELTRTTIKKAENSFAIRLKELSSYFGQEIKEGEILPETLTLTSPLKGYVLSLDATLNPDTLLPAGSVPIRVGQLDPVLIQVPVYEAEVSGISEGDKVAVEIPSLNNKVFTGKVTEISWVSSDMSVSNPSYYTVEITVPNPDLELKPGFKAVVRFGGDR; encoded by the coding sequence ATGGCGCGCTATACACGCATGGCCTCTTCGGCCCGCAAGGGTGCGCTGGGCATTGCTCTGGCATTTTTGGCCAGCCTGATTCTCGCCACCGCAGCCTTTGCGGCTGACGGCGGAAAGACTGGCGTGACCATTCTTACGGGCAAGGTCGTAACGACAGTCACGCGGGCCATCCCGATGCCCTTTAGCGGCGTGGTGGACTCCGTCTTGGTCAAGCCCGGCGAAGCTGTTGAAGAAGGCGCGCCTCTTATGCGCTACCACTTGTATGAAGATGCGGAACGCACCCTGCAACGCGAAGTCATGCAAGGCCCCAGCACGGAAAACCTCAAAGGACAGGTGCTGGACCTTGAGCGCAAGCTTGCTGAAACCATTGCCCAGCGCAACAAGGCACGCCAGCTTGCAGCTTCGGGCCTTGGTTCACGCCAGGCTTCGGGGCGCCTTGAAGAGGATGTAAGCTCCCTGCAACGCCGCATCGAGCTCACCCGCACCACCATAAAAAAAGCTGAAAACAGCTTTGCCATCCGCCTCAAGGAACTGAGCAGCTACTTTGGACAGGAAATCAAGGAAGGGGAAATTCTGCCAGAAACCCTGACCCTGACCTCGCCCCTCAAGGGCTATGTGCTGTCGCTGGATGCCACGCTCAACCCCGACACCCTGCTTCCGGCGGGCAGTGTTCCCATCAGGGTGGGTCAGCTTGACCCTGTGCTTATTCAGGTGCCCGTCTACGAAGCCGAAGTCAGCGGCATCAGCGAAGGCGACAAGGTTGCGGTGGAAATCCCCTCTCTCAACAACAAGGTCTTTACGGGCAAGGTCACAGAAATATCTTGGGTTTCCAGTGATATGAGCGTGTCCAATCCTTCCTATTACACTGTGGAAATCACCGTGCCCAACCCGGATCTTGAGCTTAAGCCCGGCTTCAAGGCTGTTGTGCGTTTCGGGGGCGACAGGTAA
- a CDS encoding acyltransferase domain-containing protein gives MQQDPAPAYGTSHGKPRATDNAFLQDGLLVLSPPRATLSCPAPENPASAESRASSGEICAQSLVRQCLDWLKFAENAGPVMLWLCWNESSTPAHQAQSLSLAAEGLQNLWRLGPVRLQFESFRPSQLHEGEKVLRAALGQSADATKNIYPCMTSEAARPDTMGVSMPQFPNYYNSDVNRALGDEEPMRPQAGRVPTILLLDFLADKTPNLQCQPLLLRLPAPTPPCCDMLKCRKNPQQAAGEPRPETAPALWQPCSLAAEANHIQATATDTTKMPDYQNMPEELILDGVRYADLPQDGIMWRMGTTNPLWRQDLLSLPHNPDAAALATLEGRGIWLAPKSDAPPLAVMCCGMGSVWPGMGRELYDNFPVARAAMDRIAAVADWDVLGLMDEKDVEKVSPTRWQSPYTFMLEFAQWSVLSSLGLQPSLFCGHSLGELIALCFSGIYTPEVAWHILDTRAIHMAELEAAATREMGMMAVHANAEIIDEACATWPTLYVSNYNTPQQFILSGPREVLMEARKSLRKRRIPAIVLNLNLAFHHPSMRVLRDLSLRRLNALEMHAPRQPMLSGTTTGFYPDDQPSICQQITDLDENSVRWTECVHTAWNRDGIRHFLELGPQDTLCSLVSDTESRALCLPAGRKGKEVEAMRQTCARLYALGHLRKSSIRTRIADVRDGKDAAEAARTPLPHCGLVPVDSPDCGPGCGTGSTSSCGIPAPEVSPIKTDAAVSAPVSGETAAPAPVKTAPSVSSAAAFRVVLDVLARACGRPVEDLRPDMDLRYDLALRSSRFPLIIQEVEKALDITVNFEDLLQVSTVGDLARVLGAANLDETADSDKSEAASQVAVRQTALVHACAPLCRFSPMRMNTQSDPTETASSAEQTHALLPLPLDPCGQGLPIRRGDTLALLFFEPDLLPALMSGLAPLGCVLAVPRAQVEACASLAKAGSRIVPLDIDLRVPHNTAEARSLAEDTSAALSDLAKKEGKVDGLLFVPAARSESGEKGTGPTLSANAFAAADMPDLLSAAMRVTVPHGLRYACLCSLLQPTDENLRGDGPLEKRLEELGQEAGVATRAIRLLEKTLRAGLNDWGDMLARELLRGTARQVLWVRPTALPVFAASAGQASRDSHAPAAQEKKGQGLIITEKPCCYPLVFPDPHPPYRATSTLFQGCCHYSRFADTDLALHGGQPGNALDGTPWLPPSRALAALLEASSLWLPWLTATGFSDLRFYDLPQLPPGITRECRAAVEAEPWLMQDGVMTRLCRGTLDVRGLSANGRHLDRYAPVAEGMTILAAANGLVPPLWPDENEPPRAEQIQQALDTDLFYNSVGFGAPWRMLREFSILPNHRYAALLDHSYTSIAPEGNKGYTDVLHVVEGMVQAAWMAIAQDAGEAEAIAAVIRNWHLQAAGFIRFGGERGKGPWLIRMRRSWSAPNLLRFDGQAVDERGRVFLTLHHLEFNRRDTGAAAL, from the coding sequence ATGCAGCAAGACCCTGCCCCAGCATACGGCACTTCGCACGGCAAGCCCCGCGCAACGGACAACGCCTTCCTTCAGGACGGACTGCTTGTTCTGTCGCCTCCGCGCGCCACCCTTTCCTGCCCTGCTCCTGAAAATCCGGCCTCTGCCGAATCCCGCGCCTCTTCAGGCGAAATTTGCGCCCAGTCTCTGGTTCGGCAGTGCCTTGACTGGCTCAAGTTTGCAGAAAATGCTGGTCCCGTCATGCTCTGGCTCTGCTGGAACGAGTCCAGCACTCCGGCTCATCAGGCCCAATCCCTGAGCCTTGCCGCAGAAGGTTTGCAAAACCTCTGGCGCCTCGGCCCGGTACGTCTGCAATTTGAATCCTTCCGCCCCAGCCAGCTTCATGAGGGCGAAAAGGTTCTGCGCGCGGCTCTTGGGCAAAGCGCGGATGCGACAAAAAATATTTACCCCTGCATGACCAGCGAGGCGGCCCGTCCCGACACTATGGGCGTGAGCATGCCGCAGTTCCCCAACTATTATAATTCCGACGTGAATAGAGCGCTGGGCGACGAAGAACCCATGCGCCCGCAGGCCGGACGCGTGCCCACCATTCTTTTGCTGGATTTTTTGGCGGATAAGACTCCGAATCTGCAGTGCCAGCCTCTTTTGCTGCGCCTGCCTGCTCCTACGCCTCCGTGCTGCGATATGCTCAAATGCCGCAAGAATCCGCAGCAGGCGGCAGGGGAGCCCCGGCCCGAAACCGCGCCAGCCCTCTGGCAGCCCTGCAGCCTTGCAGCCGAAGCAAATCATATACAAGCCACTGCTACAGACACCACAAAAATGCCCGACTATCAAAATATGCCCGAAGAGCTTATTCTGGATGGCGTACGCTACGCAGACCTGCCCCAGGACGGCATTATGTGGCGTATGGGAACCACCAATCCCCTGTGGCGGCAAGACCTGCTCTCGCTGCCGCACAATCCCGACGCAGCAGCCCTGGCAACCCTTGAAGGGCGTGGCATCTGGCTGGCCCCCAAGAGTGACGCGCCGCCCCTGGCAGTCATGTGTTGCGGTATGGGCTCGGTCTGGCCGGGCATGGGCCGCGAACTCTACGATAATTTCCCTGTGGCGCGCGCCGCTATGGACCGCATCGCCGCTGTTGCCGATTGGGATGTGCTCGGCCTTATGGACGAAAAGGACGTGGAAAAGGTCAGCCCCACACGCTGGCAATCTCCTTACACTTTTATGCTTGAGTTCGCGCAGTGGAGCGTACTTTCCTCGCTGGGTCTACAGCCCTCGCTCTTCTGCGGGCACAGCCTGGGCGAGCTGATAGCCCTGTGTTTCAGTGGCATTTATACGCCAGAAGTAGCTTGGCATATTCTTGATACCCGCGCCATTCACATGGCCGAACTTGAAGCTGCCGCCACCCGCGAAATGGGCATGATGGCCGTACACGCCAACGCTGAAATCATTGATGAAGCGTGCGCGACGTGGCCCACCCTCTACGTTTCCAACTACAATACGCCGCAACAATTTATTCTGAGCGGGCCACGCGAAGTTTTGATGGAAGCCCGCAAAAGCCTGCGCAAGCGGCGTATACCTGCCATTGTCCTCAACCTGAATCTGGCCTTCCATCATCCAAGCATGCGTGTGTTGCGCGATCTTTCGCTGCGCCGCCTCAATGCGCTTGAGATGCACGCCCCCCGCCAGCCCATGCTGAGCGGCACCACCACGGGCTTTTATCCTGACGACCAGCCCTCCATCTGCCAGCAAATCACCGACCTGGATGAAAATTCCGTACGCTGGACAGAGTGCGTGCACACGGCATGGAACAGAGACGGCATACGTCACTTTCTGGAACTGGGACCACAAGATACGCTGTGCAGTCTTGTCAGCGACACTGAATCCCGGGCCCTTTGCCTGCCTGCCGGGCGCAAGGGCAAGGAAGTGGAGGCCATGCGCCAGACATGCGCCCGCCTCTACGCTTTGGGGCACTTGCGCAAAAGTTCCATCCGAACACGCATCGCAGATGTACGCGATGGCAAAGATGCTGCCGAGGCCGCGCGCACGCCGCTTCCGCATTGTGGGCTTGTGCCTGTGGATTCCCCCGACTGCGGCCCAGGCTGCGGGACGGGTTCCACTTCTTCTTGCGGCATCCCCGCGCCAGAAGTCTCGCCCATAAAAACAGACGCGGCGGTTTCCGCCCCTGTTTCCGGCGAGACCGCTGCGCCCGCCCCGGTAAAAACCGCGCCTTCCGTATCATCCGCAGCCGCCTTTCGTGTGGTGCTGGATGTGCTGGCCCGCGCCTGCGGCCGCCCAGTGGAAGATCTGCGGCCAGATATGGACCTGCGCTACGACCTTGCCCTGCGCTCCAGCCGTTTTCCCCTTATTATTCAGGAAGTGGAAAAAGCGCTGGACATCACTGTCAATTTTGAAGATCTGCTGCAGGTTTCCACTGTGGGCGACCTTGCCCGCGTTCTGGGCGCAGCCAATCTTGACGAAACGGCCGATTCCGACAAATCCGAAGCTGCAAGTCAGGTGGCGGTCCGCCAGACGGCTCTGGTTCATGCCTGCGCGCCGCTGTGCCGCTTCAGCCCCATGCGGATGAATACGCAAAGCGACCCCACGGAAACGGCCAGCAGTGCGGAACAGACGCATGCCCTGCTGCCGCTGCCTCTGGATCCCTGCGGTCAGGGCTTGCCCATCCGCCGGGGAGATACTCTGGCCCTTCTGTTTTTCGAGCCGGACCTGCTGCCCGCTCTCATGAGCGGTCTGGCGCCGCTTGGCTGCGTGCTGGCCGTGCCTCGCGCCCAGGTTGAAGCATGCGCCTCTCTGGCCAAGGCGGGCAGCCGTATTGTACCCCTGGATATTGACCTGCGCGTTCCCCATAATACCGCAGAGGCACGCTCACTGGCTGAAGATACCAGCGCTGCCCTGAGCGATCTTGCAAAAAAAGAAGGCAAGGTTGACGGCCTGCTTTTTGTGCCTGCCGCACGGTCCGAAAGCGGAGAAAAGGGAACTGGCCCGACGCTTTCAGCCAACGCCTTTGCCGCCGCAGACATGCCCGACTTGCTGAGCGCGGCCATGCGCGTCACCGTGCCACACGGGCTGCGCTATGCCTGCCTGTGCAGCTTGCTGCAGCCCACAGATGAAAATCTGCGCGGCGACGGCCCGCTGGAAAAGCGCCTTGAAGAACTGGGGCAGGAAGCTGGCGTCGCCACACGTGCCATCCGTCTTCTGGAAAAAACTCTTCGCGCCGGACTTAACGATTGGGGCGACATGCTGGCCCGCGAACTTTTGCGCGGCACTGCCCGCCAGGTGCTTTGGGTTCGGCCCACGGCCCTGCCCGTTTTTGCCGCGTCCGCCGGTCAGGCAAGCCGCGACTCCCATGCGCCCGCTGCGCAGGAAAAGAAGGGGCAAGGGCTCATCATTACGGAAAAACCATGCTGCTATCCCCTGGTTTTTCCCGATCCGCATCCGCCTTACCGGGCCACTTCCACACTTTTTCAGGGTTGCTGCCATTACTCGCGCTTTGCCGATACCGACCTGGCTCTTCACGGCGGCCAACCAGGCAATGCCCTTGACGGCACGCCCTGGCTGCCGCCAAGCCGTGCCCTGGCGGCCTTGCTTGAAGCCTCAAGCCTGTGGCTTCCCTGGCTGACAGCCACTGGTTTTTCGGACCTCCGGTTTTATGATCTTCCCCAGCTGCCGCCCGGCATCACTCGCGAATGCAGGGCCGCTGTTGAAGCAGAGCCCTGGCTCATGCAGGACGGAGTCATGACGCGCCTGTGCCGCGGCACCCTGGACGTGCGCGGACTTTCAGCCAATGGCAGACATCTTGACCGCTATGCGCCCGTAGCCGAGGGCATGACCATTCTGGCCGCTGCCAACGGACTGGTGCCGCCATTGTGGCCTGATGAAAATGAGCCCCCACGCGCGGAGCAAATTCAACAGGCTCTGGATACTGATCTTTTTTATAATTCTGTTGGTTTTGGCGCGCCCTGGCGCATGCTGCGCGAGTTCAGCATTCTGCCTAATCACAGATATGCCGCACTGTTGGACCATTCGTATACAAGCATTGCCCCCGAGGGTAATAAAGGCTATACGGATGTACTGCATGTGGTGGAGGGAATGGTGCAGGCCGCGTGGATGGCAATAGCCCAAGATGCCGGAGAGGCAGAGGCGATTGCCGCTGTCATACGAAACTGGCATCTGCAGGCTGCGGGATTCATACGTTTTGGGGGCGAAAGAGGCAAAGGACCGTGGCTCATAAGGATGCGGCGTTCCTGGTCTGCCCCAAATCTGTTGCGTTTTGACGGCCAGGCCGTTGACGAACGCGGACGCGTCTTTCTGACTCTTCACCATCTTGAGTTTAATCGGCGGGACACCGGAGCCGCTGCGCTTTAG
- a CDS encoding TolC family protein: protein MPHNTRPLFSARSYLPLLLVMTLFFSACASNKAGLKSPELPAKHWLEEAPGVPVENKAKLEAAVPNLYDPSKVFTYEDCVFLTIQQSPLLVNSAVDLEIKRVALTDAVWKYLPEPRMTMQVTNNLTRNNMDHKDTPGDYGRAKFTVGFYAAFPNPVATYFEHQVQKAMVNLAISTHRKAVGEAIYKIAQAYLQLQAQKKIVKVQKELLPIGKELISYWQQVESVDGRQGVSLNLAMQHQRELELMVEQTKMKEVMQLTQLKILAGVDPQHKLDVDTSSADEILKGFNGRSLKWDDRWNTTEDDLLLRGQIKLGDYNIMVAWAQYLPNMSISVNNSPPAGQYQPASGSEDTFLHLNFDFPLLDWGRRYRGVQTARMMKAQAFHEMARKRTDYSNKWLQAEQNVALAETELKIAKTRFDTAAMQYKEAHISFNEGIADLPNVADRQEAMVQAQIALIRAELTCELAQLEWMYISTSLQERFLGMPAKEVL, encoded by the coding sequence ATGCCGCATAACACACGTCCTCTCTTTTCAGCGCGGTCTTATCTGCCGTTGCTGCTCGTTATGACCCTGTTTTTCTCCGCATGCGCCTCAAACAAGGCGGGGCTGAAATCTCCGGAGCTTCCGGCCAAACACTGGCTGGAAGAGGCTCCCGGCGTACCGGTAGAAAACAAGGCCAAACTTGAGGCGGCAGTGCCCAACCTGTATGATCCCAGCAAGGTTTTCACCTACGAGGACTGCGTCTTTCTGACCATCCAGCAGTCGCCCCTTCTGGTCAACAGCGCGGTGGATCTGGAAATCAAGCGCGTAGCCCTTACCGACGCCGTGTGGAAATACCTGCCCGAGCCACGCATGACCATGCAGGTTACCAACAACCTCACGCGTAACAACATGGACCACAAGGACACCCCTGGCGACTACGGGCGTGCCAAGTTCACCGTGGGTTTCTATGCGGCCTTCCCCAATCCTGTGGCTACCTATTTTGAACATCAGGTGCAAAAGGCAATGGTCAATCTGGCCATCTCCACGCACCGCAAGGCCGTGGGCGAAGCCATCTACAAGATCGCCCAAGCCTATTTGCAACTGCAAGCGCAGAAGAAAATCGTCAAGGTTCAAAAAGAGCTGCTGCCCATCGGCAAGGAGCTTATATCCTACTGGCAGCAAGTGGAATCTGTGGACGGCCGCCAGGGGGTTTCCCTCAACTTGGCCATGCAGCACCAGCGCGAGCTTGAGCTGATGGTGGAACAAACCAAGATGAAGGAAGTCATGCAGCTCACCCAGCTGAAAATACTCGCTGGTGTGGACCCGCAGCACAAGCTGGACGTGGACACGTCAAGCGCTGACGAAATTCTGAAAGGCTTCAACGGCCGCAGTCTCAAGTGGGACGACCGTTGGAATACCACTGAAGACGACCTGCTTTTGCGCGGCCAGATCAAACTGGGCGATTACAATATCATGGTCGCCTGGGCTCAGTATCTTCCCAACATGAGCATCTCCGTCAACAACAGCCCGCCAGCGGGCCAGTATCAGCCTGCCAGCGGCAGTGAAGACACCTTCCTGCACCTGAACTTCGACTTTCCCCTGCTGGACTGGGGCCGCCGCTACCGTGGCGTGCAGACTGCCCGCATGATGAAGGCACAGGCCTTCCACGAAATGGCCCGCAAGCGCACAGATTATTCCAACAAGTGGCTGCAGGCGGAACAGAACGTGGCCCTGGCCGAAACCGAGCTCAAGATCGCGAAAACCCGTTTTGACACCGCGGCCATGCAGTACAAGGAAGCTCATATTTCCTTCAACGAAGGCATTGCGGATCTGCCCAATGTGGCCGACAGGCAAGAAGCCATGGTACAGGCCCAGATCGCGCTTATTCGTGCAGAACTGACCTGTGAGCTGGCCCAACTTGAATGGATGTATATTTCCACCTCGCTTCAAGAACGTTTCCTCGGCATGCCTGCCAAGGAGGTGCTGTAA
- a CDS encoding aminotransferase class I/II-fold pyridoxal phosphate-dependent enzyme: MKNDHSCQAGQEAASTPAATESSAGGFSRMRSKLAFDRLVEMGAKMGMENPLFLCHERAAKATTLIDGKEYLNFSTYDYLDINAHPEITEAVTSAATVYGTSAGASRLVGGERPPHRELERAFADLYGVEDCIVYVSGHATNVSTLGFLLGHRDAIFHDGLAHNSLVQGARLSHAARYSYNHNDCDALEEMLKAKRAEHKRAIIVTEGLFSMDGNIPDLPRIIQLKKQYDCMLLVDEAHSLGVLGKTGRGAHEYFGIDANEVDMWMSTLSKSMCGCGGFIAGKHELVEFLKYGSPGFVFSVGMPPVIAVACHKALDIMLREPERVHKLQGISRFFVDYAASIGLDTGAAQGYAIVPVMVGDPMVAGFLSNALFKRGIYVMPITFPAVKEGTDRLRFFLSAAHTEEHIRKALDAVKEEIPKAQAIVEKYKSEHAEEYLSE, translated from the coding sequence ATGAAGAACGACCATTCCTGTCAGGCTGGACAAGAGGCGGCATCAACACCTGCCGCCACAGAAAGCTCCGCAGGCGGTTTTAGCCGCATGCGTTCCAAGCTCGCCTTTGACCGGCTTGTGGAGATGGGAGCCAAGATGGGGATGGAAAATCCTCTTTTTCTTTGCCACGAGCGTGCGGCCAAGGCTACCACTCTCATTGACGGCAAGGAATATCTGAACTTTTCCACCTACGACTATCTGGACATTAACGCCCATCCGGAAATAACCGAGGCCGTCACCAGCGCCGCCACCGTTTACGGCACGTCCGCCGGAGCCAGCCGCCTTGTGGGCGGCGAGCGCCCGCCGCACCGTGAGCTTGAGCGTGCTTTTGCCGACCTTTATGGCGTGGAAGATTGTATTGTCTATGTGAGCGGGCACGCCACCAACGTGTCCACCCTGGGCTTTCTGCTTGGCCACCGCGACGCCATCTTTCATGACGGCCTTGCCCATAACTCCCTTGTGCAGGGCGCACGCCTGTCGCACGCCGCGCGCTACTCGTACAATCATAACGACTGCGATGCCCTTGAGGAAATGCTCAAGGCCAAGCGCGCCGAGCACAAGCGGGCCATTATTGTTACTGAAGGCCTGTTCAGCATGGACGGCAACATCCCTGATCTGCCCCGCATCATCCAGCTGAAAAAGCAGTACGACTGCATGCTGCTGGTTGACGAAGCCCACTCGCTGGGCGTGCTTGGCAAGACCGGGCGTGGCGCGCACGAATATTTCGGCATTGACGCCAATGAAGTGGACATGTGGATGAGCACGCTCTCCAAGTCCATGTGCGGTTGCGGCGGTTTTATCGCTGGCAAGCACGAGCTGGTGGAATTTCTGAAGTACGGTTCGCCGGGTTTTGTTTTCAGTGTGGGGATGCCCCCTGTGATCGCCGTGGCCTGCCACAAGGCGCTGGACATTATGCTGCGCGAACCGGAACGAGTGCATAAGCTGCAGGGCATTTCCCGGTTCTTTGTGGATTACGCCGCCAGCATCGGCCTGGACACTGGCGCGGCCCAGGGCTACGCCATCGTGCCTGTTATGGTGGGCGATCCTATGGTTGCGGGCTTCTTGTCCAACGCGCTCTTCAAGCGTGGCATCTATGTTATGCCCATTACCTTCCCGGCAGTGAAAGAAGGCACCGACAGGCTGCGTTTCTTCCTTTCTGCCGCCCATACGGAAGAGCACATCCGCAAGGCCCTGGACGCCGTGAAGGAAGAAATTCCCAAGGCGCAGGCCATTGTGGAAAAATACAAGAGCGAACACGCCGAAGAATACCTGAGCGAATAA
- a CDS encoding glycosyl transferase family 1 has product MSRPTLYLAVSLDVEEEGLFGGQYARRGYSTVNTGSLGRLDPLCERGVRPTLFCAHSVLADAPSRRVLAGLRDRHGAEIGAHLHHWNTPPLTLDGPGADAALADNASSVPAAAVPDPLMAAKFERLMAAGQEFQSAPLTSFRMGRWDLHRNHWPLLAQAGIKVDASVRPLHCGATPQAGPDHFDAPCNPYWVTVGQKRIFEVPLSVTPLLQPLPGLLRKTAPGLRPGFKNWGALSLLPVYHPLWVMQAVTRLFVARGGQVLSLTWHSSEMMPGGAPHLPDASAVDRLMQKILAWTDWLTSRWDVRSLTMDQLRETLGPQAPDSALRLRQCSGARCGDWAYPPQEAP; this is encoded by the coding sequence ATGAGCCGTCCTACGCTCTATCTTGCCGTCAGCCTGGATGTGGAAGAAGAAGGGCTGTTTGGCGGCCAGTATGCCCGCCGGGGATACTCGACGGTTAATACAGGCAGCCTGGGACGGCTTGATCCCCTGTGTGAGCGAGGTGTGCGCCCCACGCTTTTCTGCGCGCACAGCGTGCTGGCCGATGCGCCTTCGCGGCGTGTGCTGGCCGGCCTGCGCGACAGGCACGGCGCTGAAATAGGCGCGCATTTGCACCACTGGAACACGCCTCCTCTGACCCTTGACGGGCCGGGTGCAGACGCCGCCCTTGCCGACAATGCGTCCAGCGTACCCGCCGCAGCCGTGCCCGATCCTCTTATGGCCGCCAAGTTTGAACGTCTCATGGCTGCGGGACAGGAATTTCAGTCTGCGCCCCTGACTTCTTTTCGCATGGGGCGGTGGGATCTGCACAGAAACCACTGGCCTCTGTTGGCCCAGGCCGGAATCAAGGTCGACGCCTCGGTACGCCCACTGCATTGTGGGGCCACGCCTCAGGCAGGGCCAGACCACTTTGACGCTCCGTGCAACCCTTATTGGGTAACCGTTGGACAAAAACGTATTTTTGAGGTTCCCCTGAGTGTAACACCCCTTTTGCAACCCCTGCCGGGCCTGCTGCGCAAAACGGCTCCGGGCTTGCGGCCGGGCTTCAAGAACTGGGGAGCGTTGAGCTTGTTGCCCGTCTATCATCCCCTGTGGGTCATGCAGGCTGTGACCAGACTTTTTGTGGCGCGCGGAGGGCAGGTGCTGTCTCTCACCTGGCATTCCTCAGAAATGATGCCGGGCGGTGCGCCCCATTTGCCTGACGCCAGTGCTGTGGACAGGCTTATGCAAAAAATATTGGCCTGGACAGACTGGCTCACATCCCGCTGGGATGTACGCAGCCTGACCATGGACCAGTTGAGGGAAACCTTGGGCCCCCAAGCTCCTGACAGCGCTCTGCGACTGCGGCAGTGCAGCGGCGCGCGATGCGGCGATTGGGCATATCCGCCACAAGAAGCTCCCTAA